The stretch of DNA AAAAGATTGACAGAGTCCCAGAAGACGTTAAGAAACTCTTTGTAACAGCCCTAGACATCGAACCAGAATGGCACGTGAGAATGCAAGCAGCTTTTCAGAAATACACTGACAACGCAGTTTCAAAAACCGTCAACTTGCCAGCTAATGCCACCGTTGAGGATGTCAGAAAAGTGTATGATTTAGCTTGGAAACTGAAATGTAAAGGAGTTACAGTGTTTCGTTACGGGAGCAAACCAGAACAAGTCCTCTACATAGGTGAAATAAAAACTCCGGAAGGAAAATTCATCTCAGCAGAATCAGAATATGCTGGCGGTTGCCCAACTCAAACTTGCCCGTTTCCAGGTTGAGATAATTAAAGTTCATGCGTCGGTAAGAAACTTTAAGACATGCTTAACGGAAACTTTGAAAAGGAGATGATATGCGTGAGCCCAAAGTTGGATTTTGTATGCGAAGAAGACATGAGCATGTTCACTGACTTATACGAACTAACAATGTGTGCAAGCTATTTCGACAACAGAAAATTTGAGACTGCCACCTTCGACCTCTTCATAAGAAGACTGCCACCAAATCGCTCTTACTTTTTATTTGCTGGCTTAGAACAGGTTCTGGCTTATCTTGAAAAAGTAAGATTCAACGAGAAACAGATTGACTTTTTGAAAACGCAAGGGTTTAAGGATGATTTTCTCGGTTACCTTAGAAAATTCAAGTTTACAGGCGAACTGTGGGCTGTCCCCGAAGGCACTGTGGTTTTTTCAAACGAGCCCTTGATTAGGGTTACAGCGCCCATAACAGAGGCTCAACTAATAGAAACCTTCATTCTCAACACTGTCAACTTGCAAACAACAATAGCCACGAAAGCTTCAAGAGTCGTTAACGCCGCAAAAGGCAGACCAATCATCGAATTTGGTTTAAGAAGAGAGCACGGCACAGATGCGGGAATGAAAGCAGCGAGAAGCAGCTACATAGCAGGCTGCAGTGGCACTTCAAACGTTCTCGCAGGAATGAGATATGGCATCCCAATTTTTGGCACTATGGCGCACTCGTTTGTAATGCTGTTTGATAAAGAAATAGACTCTTTCAGAGCTTTCACGAAAACTTTCCCAGACAAATCCACACTTCTGATTGACACTTTCGACGACATAAAAGGCGCAGAAAAAGCAATCATCGTTGCGAAAGAGCTTGAAGCGAAAGGATTCAAACTTCGCGCAGTGAGACTGGACAGTGGAGACTTGGTGGAAATAAGCAAGAAGGTTAGACAGCTTTTAGACAAGAACGGCTTGAAATATGTGAACATTTTTGCAAGTGGAGACTTAGACGAGTACAAAATAGAAGAACTGTTAAGAAAAGGCGCGAAGATTGACGCTTTCGGCGTTGGAACTAAAATGGGAACATCAGCAGACAAACCCTACGTGGACGTCATCTACAAACTGTCCGAAAAAATGAACGAAAATGGAGAGTTTTCGCCCATAATGAAACTGAGTAAAGGCAAGGTCACACTTCCAGGGAAAAAACAGGTTTTCCGACTCAAAGACGCTACGGGAAATTTTGTGAAAGACACAATCGCCTTGCACGATGAAAAAATAGAGGGAGAACCGCTTCTCATGAAGGTTATGGCTAATGGCAAAATAGTTTGCAGTCTCCCATCGTTGGATGAGATAAGAAAAAGAGCCATGGAAAACGTTTCAAAACTTCCTGAGAAGTATAAGAAGCTGAAGAGAGCGCCACGTTACCCCCTCGTGCTTAGCCCAAAACTGAAAAGGTTGATGAGAGAGCTAAAGAAGCGAATAAAGGAAGAAGAAATCGTTAACTTTTAGCTTGCAGTAACAGCCAAAAGAAGATTTATGAAGCCAACTTCTATTATGGCTGCGATAAAGAATATGCCATAGATAAAAACCAAATCTTTGATAGTCATTGTGCGGCTTAAAGTTTTCTTTAGGGTCAAGTATATGCCGTAGCCTTCAATAATGCCCATTGGCGTGCTTACCAACAAAATCAGAGGCAAATCTTCAACGTACACTCTGCCATAGATGAGGATGGCTCCGCGCAAAATGCTCAAAAAGATAATCATTACAGTAAAGGCTATCGCGAAAGTTCTCGGATGTTCAATCACGATTCGCCCATGCTTTTCTCTCTTAAAAAAATCCAAAAGGACTAGGTTAACGTAGAACGTCATTCCAAGCAATATCAATGACACTACGAGAACATTATGAACAAAAAGCATGAGAACCGCTAAAAGCTGATTACGTGTAATGTCGCCGACTATGTTAAAGAAAAACAGGTTCTCATAATACGAAAGCGCCAAAAAACCTAAAAAGGCTAATCCTAGGAGCGCCGTTGTCTTTTTTGAATCCAAAGTATTTGAACGCTCCTAAAGAGAAAACACAAATGACGGAAACAGAAGTTTCCCTAATTCCCATATTTCTTTTATTATTCCGAAAATTATAGCAAGAAGTATGGCAACAACCAAGAAAATTATCATAGCCAACAAGCCAACAGCAATTGCTCCAAGCCAACCAGTCTCATAAAGACTCTTAATAAGAAGCAGCCACACAAAAATGCTCAAAATCAGCGGGATGAACGGGTAAGGAATAAACAAAAAGAAAACCGTTGACAAAACCGTTCCAAGAAAAGAAATCAGAAAGGCATCTCTAAAACGGGCGCGCCTTCCGCCAACAACAATTAGCCCTGCAACATAAAGAACCACGGACAGAACCAAAAGCTGAACAAAGAAGAAAATTAAGGGAAACAGAATCTGAAATTCTGATGGAATGAGGTTCCACCAGCCGCCTCTTCCATCGGCAGCCATAGCTACGAATGAAAAAATGAAAACTCTCAAGAGATGCGCGATTGCCATGTAAATCACTCAATGCGTAGCCCTATTAAGGGAACAAAATAAAAAGTTTATGAAGCATACGACTAGATTTTTCCCGCTTTATTTCGAAAAGCACAGTTCCGCCGTCCGTGTAAGGTTTCCCAGGGTCCAAACATTGAAAATAGCCTTTCTCGCCTTCCTCTTTTGCTAAGCCCAACTGCTTAAAGCTTATTCCGTGGCTTAAGGGAACAACCATAGAAAGCATACAGCCTAAAGCGTGAATGCAAAGATTGTCAGTTTCACTAACGGCTATTCTGGGCGAATCCACAACTATTTGTTCTCCCACCTTATGAACCGGACAGTTTCCACGCACATCCTTAACCGTAATAACCAGACGGTACCTACCAGTTTTGAACATGGCTTTCACTCCATTACATTCAATATGCTTATTAGCATGAGTTATGAAGTTTTGGGAAACGCCGAAATGGCAAACACTTAAAAGTTATCATGAAAGGGATATTTGATAATTGAGAGAGAAAGGTGTAAAAGCAATGCAGAATCGTCCAGCCATAGTTGCCGCTGGAAGAACCAAATTCGGGGAACATTACGAGAAAGAACCAGAAAAACTAATTGAGGAAGCGTGGCTTAAGGCTTCGGTGGAAGCTGACATAGAACGCAAAGACCTAGAAGCATGCTACCTATCAGACTATTTTCTTCCAATCACGAACAAGCTTGGACTCGAAGAGGGTTTCCTTTCAGAACTAACAGAACTACACGTGCCAATGGAAGTAACCCGCTCCTTCGGCTCCGCATTATCTAACGCTTGCAATGCAATCCAAGCTGGAAAATACGATGTGGTTCTAGTGGGCGGCATAGAAAAAATGACTGACAGATGGGACAAAATCCGAGACGACCTCATGCTTCTCGAAGACCCATGGAGCTACTACGCGGGATGCACGCCAGAAGCAAACCATGAGCTGATGCTTCGAGCCTACATGAAGGAATATGGAATAGAAGGAGATGATGCAGAAAAACTGAACATTGCCCTAGCACAAATCGCAGTAAAAAACCACTTA from Candidatus Bathyarchaeota archaeon A05DMB-5 encodes:
- a CDS encoding nicotinate phosphoribosyltransferase, giving the protein MICVSPKLDFVCEEDMSMFTDLYELTMCASYFDNRKFETATFDLFIRRLPPNRSYFLFAGLEQVLAYLEKVRFNEKQIDFLKTQGFKDDFLGYLRKFKFTGELWAVPEGTVVFSNEPLIRVTAPITEAQLIETFILNTVNLQTTIATKASRVVNAAKGRPIIEFGLRREHGTDAGMKAARSSYIAGCSGTSNVLAGMRYGIPIFGTMAHSFVMLFDKEIDSFRAFTKTFPDKSTLLIDTFDDIKGAEKAIIVAKELEAKGFKLRAVRLDSGDLVEISKKVRQLLDKNGLKYVNIFASGDLDEYKIEELLRKGAKIDAFGVGTKMGTSADKPYVDVIYKLSEKMNENGEFSPIMKLSKGKVTLPGKKQVFRLKDATGNFVKDTIALHDEKIEGEPLLMKVMANGKIVCSLPSLDEIRKRAMENVSKLPEKYKKLKRAPRYPLVLSPKLKRLMRELKKRIKEEEIVNF
- a CDS encoding TIGR04076 family protein, whose protein sequence is MFKTGRYRLVITVKDVRGNCPVHKVGEQIVVDSPRIAVSETDNLCIHALGCMLSMVVPLSHGISFKQLGLAKEEGEKGYFQCLDPGKPYTDGGTVLFEIKREKSSRMLHKLFILFP